Proteins from a single region of Artemia franciscana chromosome 20, ASM3288406v1, whole genome shotgun sequence:
- the LOC136039870 gene encoding uncharacterized protein LOC136039870 isoform X3, protein MSFVQIFVFAVLAITSGRSLPIFEDILSSNDIQILSPTLSSGALEIDDAQVRLSDIIKEDAESPKADISIQTTESPVELKDIQAEIDLYSAEEANSEVDTFPLVKDNHVNKNTEDLKTFDKTQFFNLFNTFEQQQYNQPTNPYYSLYQPILTPQYRHSYQQPTYRTAYPQLFPQLSLQQPSNYQTYAQQSKKPLTIHFIQIPQAGQPQ, encoded by the exons ATGTCGTTTGTGCAAATTTTT gtttttgcTGTACTTGCTATCACTTCTGGTCGGAGTTTGCCAATATTTGAAGACATTTTATCCAGTAATGACATACAAATTTTGAGTCCCACCCTGTCTTCAGGCGCTTTAGAGATTGATGATGCACAAGTACGTCTTTCCGACATTATAAAGGAAGATGCCGAATCACCAAAAGCAGATATAAGCATACAAACTACAGAGTCACCTGTTGAATTAAAGGACATTCAAGCAGAAATTGATCTCTATTCTGCAGAAGAAGCTAACTCTGAAGTAGACACTTTTCCATTGGTAAAAGATAACCATGTGAACAAAAATACTGAGGACTTAAAAACGTTCGATAAAACCCAGTTTTTCAATCTGTTCAATACTTTCGAACAACAACAATACAATCAGCCAACTAACCCCTACTATTCTCTTTACCAGCCAATCCTCACACCTCAGTACCGCCACAGTTATCAACAGCCAACATACCGAACAGCTTATCCTCAGCTTTTTCCCCAGTTGTCGCTCCAGCAACCCTCTAATTATCAAACCTACGCTCAGCAATCAAAGAAACCATTGACAATTCACTTTATACAGATTCCACAAGCTGGTCAACCACAATGA
- the LOC136039870 gene encoding uncharacterized protein LOC136039870 isoform X2, translating to MSFVQIFVFAVLAITSGRSLPIFEDILSSNDIQILSPTLSSGALEIDDAQVRLSDIIKEDAESPKADISIQTTESPVELKDIQAEIDLYSAEEANSEVDTFPLVKDNHVNKNTEDLKTFDKTQFFNLFNTVEQQQYNQPPNPYYSLYQPILTPQYSHSYQQPAYRTSFPQLFPQLSLQQPSNYQTYAQQPKKPLTIHFIQIPQAGQPQSVLQLPHELMINTEQFGQRNLQQPTYLF from the exons ATGTCGTTTGTGCAAATTTTT gtttttgcTGTACTTGCTATCACTTCTGGTCGGAGTTTGCCAATATTTGAAGACATTTTATCCAGTAATGACATACAAATTTTGAGTCCCACCCTGTCTTCAGGCGCTTTAGAGATTGATGATGCACAAGTACGTCTTTCCGACATTATAAAGGAAGATGCCGAATCACCAAAAGCAGATATAAGCATACAAACTACAGAGTCACCTGTTGAATTAAAGGACATTCAAGCAGAAATTGATCTCTATTCTGCAGAAGAAGCTAACTCTGAAGTAGACACTTTTCCATTGGTAAAAGATAACCATGTGAACAAAAATACTGAGGACTTAAAAACGTTCGATAAAACCCAGTTTTTCAATCTGTTCAATACTGTCGAACAACAACAATACAATCAGCCACCTAACCCCTACTATTCTCTTTACCAGCCGATCCTCACACCTCAGTACAGCCACAGTTATCAACAACCAGCATACCGTACGTCGTTCCCTCAGCTTTTTCCCCAATTGTCACTCCAGCAACCCTCTAATTATCAAACCTACGCTCAGCAACCAAAGAAACCATTGACAATTCACTTTATACAGATTCCACAAGCTGGTCAACCACAAAGCGTCTTGCAACTGCCCCATGAGTTGATGATCAACACCGAGCAATTTGGTCAACGTAATCTTCAGCAGCCTACGtacttgttttaa